A single genomic interval of Ischnura elegans chromosome 3, ioIscEleg1.1, whole genome shotgun sequence harbors:
- the LOC124156326 gene encoding uncharacterized protein LOC124156326: MVRNYARVVGGRRSHGHDNQQIEKAVEAVKSGRMSLRGACKEFGVPKSTVHDILKDKHPKKSGGQTVLSAKEEDQLAQGILKCAEWGIPLRAIDLRLVVREYLNRMGRKEKVFKDNFPGMEWVRGFLSRRRELTVRLGENIKRVRAAVTREVLEKYFNNLEVVLNGVPPENIVNYDETNFSDDPGKSRVIVKRGEKHPSVIKDTSKTSVSVMIAASASGELLPPYTVYKAVHLYPTWVEGGIEGSRFNRNISGWFDITTFEDWFTTTCVPFFKNRQGPKVMIGDNLSSHLSVEVIRKCEEMGIDFVMLPPNSTHLCQPLDVAFFRPLKIAWRKCLDQWKRKNRGVLRKSEFPRLLKSTFESMGSSLSPNICAGFRATGIFPFDKSRVISKVPSLNPKENSDAASDAWSNAFLEMLASSRAETPEGRKSRGKKLNVEAGKSVSAEIKNESVCDDVVDISSEKNLSVDEVLASHVNNEVDFEIPGSLTENSFVLLKFGTNKRDRLFVGKVIEVCSNKKIRVQCLRKKNTAKETYFRFPDVADECIVGKSQIVRQLAPPRDLRRGRFVFSSLSDVNDVD; encoded by the coding sequence CCACAGTTCACGACATATTGAAGGATAAACACCCAAAGAAATCTGGAGGACAAACGGTTTTATCCGCCAAGGAAGAGGACCAGCTAGCGCAAGGGATTCTCAAATGTGCCGAGTGGGGCATTCCCTTGCGAGCAATAGACTTAAGGTTAGTCGTTCGGGAATACCTGAACAggatgggacgaaaagaaaaagtttttaaagacaACTTTCCGGGAATGGAATGGGTTCGTGGTTTCTTGTCAAGACGGCGGGAACTCACCGTGCGTTTGGGAGAGAACATTAAGAGAGTCCGCGCAGCAGTGACAAGGGAAGTTctggaaaaatactttaataatttagaGGTGGTTTTAAATGGTGTTCCTCCGGAAAATATTGTCAACTACGATGAGACTAATTTCAGTGACGATCCTGGAAAGTCCCGGGTGATTGTTAAGAGGGGGGAGAAACATCCGTCAGTGATTAAGGACACCAGCAAAACGAGTGTTTCTGTAATGATCGCCGCATCAGCGAGCGGGGAACTTTTACCCCCATACACGGTATATAAAGCCGTTCACTTGTATCCTACCTGGGTAGAAGGCGGCATTGAGGGATCGAGGTTCAATAGGAATATTAGTGGATGGTTTGACATCACAACCTTCGAAGACTGGTTCACCACGACGTGCGTGCCATTCTTCAAAAACAGGCAGGGGCCGAAAGTTATGATTGGGGACAATCTATCGAGTCACCTCTCGGTGGAAGTAATTAGGAAGTGTGAAGAAATGGGAATAGACTTTGTCATGCTTCCACCTAATTCGACCCATTTATGCCAGCCCCTCGATGTAGCTTTTTTTAGACCTCTCAAAATTGCATGGCGAAAATGTTTAGACCAGTGGAAGCGCAAAAATCGTGGCGTTCTTCGGAAAAGTGAGTTCCCCAGGTTATTAAAGTCTACCTTTGAGTCCATGGGATCTTCATTGTCTCCCAATATTTGTGCAGGGTTTAGAGCCACGGGAATTTTTCCATTCGACAAAAGTCGAGTCATTAGTAAAGTCCCCTCTTTAAATCCAAAGGAAAATTCTGACGCAGCCTCCGATGCTTGGTCCAACGCATTTCTGGAGATGTTAGCATCATCCCGCGCAGAAACACCAGAGGGTAGAAAATCGCGGGGGAAGAAACTAAATGTTGAAGCAGGAAAAAGTGTGAgtgctgaaattaaaaatgaatctgTTTGTGATGATGTGGTTGAcatttcctcagagaaaaatctGTCTGTTGATGAGGTTTTGGCATCGCATGTCAACAATGAAGTCGATTTTGAAATTCCCGGCTCTCTCACAGAAAATTCGTTCGTGTTATTAAAATTTGGGACCAATAAACGAGATAGGCTGTTTGTTGGGAAAGTGATTGAAGTCTGCTCCAACaaaaaaatccgtgtgcagtgccttcgaaaaaaaaatacagcgaaGGAAACTTATTTCAGGTTTCCAGATGTTGCTGACGAGTGCATAGTGGGAAAATCGCAAATTGTTCGTCAGCTTGCTCCGCCAAGGGACTTGCGAAGGGGCCGCTTCGTTTTTAGTTCTTTAAGTGATGTTAATGATGTCGATTAA
- the LOC124155240 gene encoding uncharacterized protein LOC124155240, translating to MFVLESTKASRRRSSASKTRKSISSSHVDERASMDVFNPTSEKNLIYLEAGLEKYFSGEILIPGIENQSQDPVGKLVEKLLGKDHEDRGSFSSTDSVTHVPDLATVYVFHGAPYSDGVQIAHRASRKLKLPVFNLDELIIEEVVSGDSAAGFEMKNLLEKSMNDFFSKFPTQKDDETDVPNIDGISQSPESDVDPVEEFSNKLATYLVETEKANEAIAAKSKEKKDKSSPKGKGSKSSKASKGSKPSKGSKPSSAKTDGKGSKGSSKKKAKTADSESEKPDVEEPPPVQLTTTLWTDLPRGLFLPNFPEVMAEVILSARYAY from the exons ATGTTCGTGTTAGAGTCAACCAAAGCATCAAGAAGGCGGAGTTCAGCATCAAAGACAAGAAAATCAATCTCCTCTTCTCATGTGGATGAAAGAGCAAGTATGGATGTATTCAACCCTACATCAGAAAAGAATCTAATTTATTTGGAAGCTGGTCTTGAAA aATACTTCTCTGGTGAAATTCTGATCCCTGGTATTGAAAACCAAAGTCAGGACCCAGTGGGAAAGTTAGTGGAAAAATTACTTGGAAAAGATCACGAGGATAGAGGGAGCTTTTCTTCCACGGATTCAGTAACTCATGTCCCAGATTTGGCCACTGTCTATGTATTTCATGGTGCTCCATACTCAG ATGGTGTTCAAATAGCTCATAGAGCATCAAGGAAACTTAAATTACCAGTATTTAATTTGGATGAGTTAATCATTGAAGAAGTTGTTTCTGGTGACTCAGCTGCTGGATTTGAGATGAAAAATCTTCTTGAAAAATCTATGAATGACTTCTTTTCGAAATTCCCCACACAAAAAGATGATGAGACTGATGTCCCAAACATTGATGGAATTTCTCAGAGTCCAGAGTCAGATGTTG atcCGGTtgaagaattttcaaataaactggCTACATACTTAGTGGAAACAGAAAAGGCCAATGAAGCCATTGCTGCCAaatcgaaggaaaaaaaggataaatCATCCCCTAAAGGAAAGGGATCGAAGTCATCAAAGGCCTCAAAAGGATCAAAGCCGTCAAAAGGATCGAAGCCATCATCTGCTAAAACTGATGGAAAGGGATCGAAGGGATCATCCAAAAAGAAAGCCAAAACGGCTGACTCTGAGAGTGAGAAACCTGACGTGGAAGAACCACCCCCTGTTCAATTGACCACTACTCTTTGGACAGATTTACCCCGTGGGTTGTTCTTACCCAACTTTCCTGAGGTCATGGCAGAGGTGATTTTGTCTGCTAGGTATGCTtactaa